A window of the Algoriphagus halophilus genome harbors these coding sequences:
- a CDS encoding RNA polymerase sigma factor: MKSFFETHIWPKRSKLYRLVYLWIRDRALAEDMIQNVFEKSFQKEEELANHPNLSGWLVKSLKNEVLMYYRTSNKLEALDGLEEIQVSEPVDEEAKESVRKVMILVKDLPLKQQEIFQLREVEGMSYEEISDYLEISLEQVKVNLHRARTKIRERMMSLKERG, translated from the coding sequence ATGAAGTCATTTTTTGAAACACATATCTGGCCGAAGAGATCGAAGCTCTACCGATTGGTTTACCTCTGGATTAGAGATAGGGCTTTGGCTGAGGATATGATTCAAAATGTATTCGAAAAATCTTTTCAAAAGGAAGAGGAATTGGCAAACCACCCAAATCTATCTGGATGGTTAGTGAAAAGTTTGAAAAATGAGGTGCTGATGTATTACAGAACTTCCAATAAACTGGAAGCATTGGATGGTTTGGAGGAAATACAAGTCTCCGAACCTGTCGATGAGGAAGCTAAAGAATCTGTGAGAAAAGTGATGATTTTAGTAAAGGATCTTCCTTTGAAGCAACAGGAGATTTTCCAATTGAGAGAAGTGGAGGGAATGAGTTATGAGGAGATTTCTGATTACCTGGAAATCAGTTTGGAACAGGTAAAGGTCAATTTGCATAGAGCAAGAACGAAGATAAGAGAGCGCATGATGTCATTAAAGGAAAGAGGATGA
- a CDS encoding OmpA family protein — MKNHFLWITFILLMSLNACKSLQEKANDQFLSGQYQYAINSYSQILESDPDNQEANLAVAESFRLSNRIEDAGPYYEKLVEEDPSFDLLFRLGQSLKAQEKDEEAIEAFEKAKGFTQDESLLAETQRQIEAINLANGIEEYFPNYVLVNYNELNTPGADYAPVTNDNFIYFTSGRRASGIYPADGSPYTKLFRTRAEGLRVDVGNIQTLPEFQNEEGLNQAAIAISPDGNTIIYARGNSTSPKDLPETALFASYFRGSGFTQPIWMPVNEDEFWWNSTPAFSPDGEELYFASNRPGGYGGIDLYKATKLANGDFGNPVNLGPNVNTPGNEMFPRLTADGKFFFSSDGHAGYGKLDLFVAEKDASGNQVIKNLGENFNSPADDFGIFFTNYPKEGFISSNREGGVGDDDIYFFEDKTPKPKIVNVLLNVYTKQRVAGEPDAVLEQARVVLYDDNNEQSGGDFSNSNGRVRFTLEPNADFTIIASKTGYFSKSIPYTTVGKTPNPEDLIQEVTNITLDTTIVLDQLILEKSIVLENIYYDLDKADIRPDAAVELDKLVQILKDNPSIKIELSSHTDDRSSDEYNLDLSQRRAQSAVDYLVSQGISRDRLVAKGYGESQLIIQNATTEEEHQVNRRTEFKVIEIIE, encoded by the coding sequence ATGAAAAACCATTTTTTGTGGATCACCTTTATTCTCTTAATGAGCTTGAACGCCTGTAAAAGCCTTCAAGAAAAAGCCAATGATCAGTTCCTTTCCGGTCAATACCAATATGCCATCAACTCTTATTCCCAGATTTTAGAATCGGATCCTGATAATCAAGAGGCTAATTTGGCAGTGGCTGAGAGTTTCAGACTTTCAAATAGGATTGAAGACGCAGGCCCTTATTATGAAAAACTGGTAGAGGAAGATCCTTCATTTGACCTTCTTTTCCGTCTTGGCCAAAGTTTAAAAGCACAAGAAAAAGATGAGGAGGCCATTGAAGCGTTTGAGAAGGCAAAAGGGTTTACCCAAGATGAAAGCTTGCTTGCGGAAACACAACGGCAAATTGAAGCGATTAACTTAGCAAATGGGATTGAGGAATACTTCCCGAATTACGTGTTGGTCAATTACAATGAATTGAACACTCCGGGTGCCGATTATGCCCCGGTGACCAATGATAATTTTATTTATTTCACATCTGGACGAAGAGCGTCTGGAATTTACCCAGCAGATGGATCTCCCTATACCAAACTGTTTAGAACAAGAGCTGAAGGATTGAGAGTAGATGTGGGAAATATTCAGACTTTACCGGAATTCCAAAATGAAGAGGGGTTAAATCAGGCTGCCATAGCCATCAGCCCTGATGGAAATACCATCATTTACGCCAGAGGGAATTCTACCTCTCCTAAAGACCTTCCTGAAACAGCACTCTTTGCCTCCTATTTCAGAGGATCTGGATTTACTCAGCCCATTTGGATGCCAGTTAATGAAGATGAGTTTTGGTGGAACTCCACCCCCGCTTTCAGCCCAGATGGAGAGGAACTATATTTCGCATCCAATAGACCAGGGGGATATGGAGGTATTGACCTGTATAAAGCTACGAAACTGGCGAATGGTGATTTTGGGAATCCGGTCAATTTAGGCCCAAATGTAAATACCCCCGGAAATGAAATGTTCCCAAGGCTCACTGCGGATGGTAAATTCTTCTTTTCATCCGATGGTCATGCTGGATATGGTAAACTGGATTTATTCGTAGCTGAAAAAGATGCTTCAGGAAATCAAGTAATCAAAAACCTGGGAGAAAACTTTAATTCTCCAGCAGATGATTTTGGGATTTTCTTTACCAATTATCCGAAAGAAGGATTTATCTCTTCAAACCGTGAAGGTGGAGTTGGAGACGATGATATTTATTTCTTTGAAGACAAGACTCCAAAACCCAAAATTGTCAATGTACTTCTTAATGTATATACCAAGCAACGGGTAGCAGGGGAACCAGATGCAGTGCTGGAACAAGCACGTGTAGTTCTTTATGATGATAACAATGAGCAGTCCGGAGGAGATTTTTCCAACTCAAACGGCCGGGTAAGATTCACCTTAGAGCCTAATGCGGATTTCACAATCATAGCCTCTAAAACCGGTTATTTCTCCAAGTCAATTCCATATACCACAGTAGGAAAAACTCCAAACCCCGAAGACTTAATTCAGGAAGTAACCAATATCACCCTAGACACGACAATTGTTTTGGATCAGTTGATCTTAGAGAAGTCCATCGTGTTAGAAAACATCTATTATGACCTGGACAAAGCAGATATCCGCCCAGATGCTGCGGTTGAATTGGATAAATTGGTTCAAATTCTGAAAGATAATCCATCGATAAAAATAGAATTGAGTTCCCATACGGATGATCGATCTTCTGATGAGTATAACTTAGACTTGTCTCAACGAAGAGCTCAATCTGCAGTTGATTACTTGGTTTCTCAAGGCATCAGTAGGGATAGATTAGTAGCGAAGGGATATGGTGAAAGTCAGTTGATCATCCAAAATGCAACTACAGAGGAAGAGCATCAAGTAAACAGAAGAACTGAATTCAAGGTCATAGAAATTATAGAGTAA
- a CDS encoding (Fe-S)-binding protein, which yields MSTYQVPTMAEMAGKGETPEVLFWVGCAGSFDERYKSVTQAFVKILNKVGVSFAVLGPEEACTGDPARRAGNEFLFQMQAVANIQVLNGYEVKKVVTACPHCFNTIKNEYPALGGNYEVIHHSQFLQQLINEGKVTLKGGGEFKGKKITFHDSCYLGRANNVYEAPREVIKALDVELVEMKRCKTKGLCCGAGGAQMFKEPEPGKKDINVERTEEALATGAQAIAVGCPFCLTMMTDGVKNKEKEEEVKVYDLAEMIAKDMGI from the coding sequence ATGTCTACCTATCAAGTACCAACCATGGCCGAAATGGCCGGAAAAGGCGAAACTCCAGAAGTATTGTTCTGGGTAGGTTGTGCCGGTTCTTTTGATGAGCGATACAAGTCCGTTACCCAGGCTTTCGTTAAAATATTGAATAAAGTAGGTGTGAGTTTTGCCGTTTTGGGACCGGAAGAGGCTTGTACAGGGGACCCTGCAAGAAGAGCTGGAAACGAATTTTTATTCCAGATGCAAGCAGTAGCAAATATTCAGGTCTTAAATGGTTATGAAGTAAAAAAGGTAGTGACCGCTTGTCCTCATTGCTTTAATACTATTAAAAATGAATACCCTGCCCTGGGAGGCAATTACGAAGTAATTCACCATTCCCAATTTCTTCAGCAACTGATTAACGAGGGCAAAGTGACTTTAAAAGGAGGAGGAGAATTCAAAGGCAAAAAGATCACATTCCATGACTCCTGTTACTTAGGCAGAGCCAACAATGTTTACGAAGCTCCAAGAGAAGTCATCAAAGCTCTGGATGTGGAATTGGTGGAGATGAAGCGTTGTAAAACTAAAGGACTTTGTTGTGGAGCTGGAGGAGCACAGATGTTTAAAGAGCCAGAACCTGGCAAAAAAGACATTAATGTGGAAAGAACAGAAGAAGCATTGGCTACAGGAGCCCAGGCCATTGCTGTAGGTTGCCCTTTTTGTTTGACCATGATGACTGATGGCGTAAAGAATAAAGAGAAAGAAGAAGAAGTAAAAGTCTATGACTTAGCGGAGATGATCGCTAAGGACATGGGAATATGA
- a CDS encoding 4Fe-4S dicluster domain-containing protein, which yields MSFLPQLIFLIIFGAAAWFLSKRVKFLRRNILLGKSETRNDQPDERWKTMLLVAFGQQKMFKRIIPAILHLFVYVGFIIINLEVLEFVLDGILGTHRLFAPFLGSFYVAAMNFFEFLAVAVLFSCIVFLIRRNILKVERFTKPEMQGWPALDGNLILVIEIILMLAILTMNATDQILADRGVSHYLAFGGLAFSGIIQPLFETMSDATLIFIERFAWWFHIVGILAFAVYVTYSKHLHIFLAFPNTWYSNLKPKGEMSNMPEVTNEVNMMLGIPSETPSDPPSEIARFGAKDINDLSWINVLNAYSCTECGRCTSECPANLTGKKLSPRKIMMDVRDRAEEVGKSLDAGGKGLEDGKSLLGDYISQEEINACTSCNACVEACPVNIDPLSIILQMRRYVAMEESGSPAQWNAMFQNMETSFSPWKFSPSDRFNWAEKVKEEEMK from the coding sequence ATGAGCTTTTTACCTCAATTAATATTTTTGATAATTTTTGGAGCCGCTGCTTGGTTCCTGAGTAAAAGGGTAAAATTCCTTCGGAGAAACATTCTTTTAGGCAAGAGTGAAACTAGAAATGATCAACCAGATGAACGATGGAAGACCATGTTACTGGTTGCATTTGGCCAGCAGAAGATGTTTAAACGAATTATCCCTGCCATCCTCCATTTATTCGTTTATGTAGGATTTATCATTATCAATCTGGAAGTATTAGAATTTGTCTTGGATGGAATTTTAGGAACTCATAGGCTATTTGCCCCATTCCTGGGAAGTTTTTACGTAGCTGCGATGAATTTCTTTGAATTCCTAGCCGTAGCAGTTCTCTTCTCTTGTATCGTATTCTTGATTCGAAGAAACATCCTGAAAGTGGAACGCTTCACCAAACCTGAAATGCAAGGTTGGCCAGCCTTAGACGGTAACTTAATTCTAGTAATCGAAATTATTTTGATGCTGGCAATTCTGACCATGAATGCCACGGATCAAATTTTAGCTGATCGAGGAGTATCGCATTATTTGGCATTTGGAGGCCTGGCATTCAGTGGCATCATCCAACCGCTATTCGAAACCATGAGCGATGCCACTTTGATTTTCATTGAACGATTTGCATGGTGGTTTCACATTGTAGGCATTTTGGCTTTTGCTGTTTATGTCACTTATTCGAAGCACCTTCATATATTCTTAGCCTTCCCCAACACCTGGTACTCCAATTTGAAACCAAAAGGTGAAATGAGCAATATGCCTGAAGTCACCAATGAAGTGAATATGATGTTGGGAATTCCTTCAGAAACTCCTTCCGACCCTCCATCTGAAATCGCCAGGTTTGGAGCGAAAGACATCAACGACCTTTCTTGGATCAATGTGTTGAATGCTTATTCCTGCACAGAATGCGGACGTTGTACTTCTGAGTGTCCTGCAAATCTGACCGGCAAAAAGCTCTCCCCAAGAAAAATCATGATGGATGTAAGGGATCGAGCAGAAGAGGTTGGAAAAAGCCTAGATGCCGGAGGCAAGGGATTGGAAGACGGAAAGTCCTTGTTGGGTGATTATATCAGCCAAGAAGAAATCAATGCCTGTACCAGCTGTAATGCTTGTGTGGAAGCATGTCCAGTGAATATTGATCCACTTTCCATCATTCTTCAAATGAGAAGATATGTGGCCATGGAAGAATCTGGCTCCCCGGCACAATGGAATGCGATGTTCCAAAATATGGAAACCAGTTTTTCTCCCTGGAAATTCAGCCCTTCCGATCGATTCAATTGGGCAGAAAAAGTGAAAGAAGAAGAAATGAAGTGA